One Nicotiana sylvestris chromosome 12, ASM39365v2, whole genome shotgun sequence genomic window carries:
- the LOC138882741 gene encoding protein FAR1-RELATED SEQUENCE 5-like, whose protein sequence is MDETFIQRKRTAAVLGSMVVPKYCDPKTVYTPKDIQTDMLSEHGLNLSYMQAWRAKEKALQFLRGNPCDSYNKLPKYFYILEKNYPGSVVKLKKAADDCFLYAFVALCTSINGWQHCRPVVVVDGTFLKSAYRGIMLTASTMDAAGTIFPLAYAVVDSENDASWKWFFEQFKEAYGERPSMCVVSDRHESILKATSVVYPGLAHYSCMWHIWTNIRSKFKKGHLQLHELYFATARSYTMDEFNERMLKIEEVDLRVKSYLYDIGYHRWSRVHATVNRTFTMTSNIAESLNAVTKDARELPIFDLFEYMRTLLERWTKKKLSKAKGTFTYLGHKYNKELEDNSTLSQKLRVRASTDHIHTVLDGVKRYIVCLENKKCSCGQFQLDELPCAHALAALRHRNETYENYCSPYYTRKSLLLTYEMPVNPLPDEGKWEVPQHILDEVVKPPAGDKRQPGRPHKERYKTFDEIKSKKYKVSCGNCGGEGHNKRTCKNAPKKK, encoded by the exons ATGGACGAAACATTCATACAGCGCAAACGTACTGCAGCAGTACTTGGTAGCATGGTCGTTCCAAAGTATTGTGATCCTAAGACTGTTTACACACCAAAGGACATACAAACTGACATGTTATCCGAACATGGACTGAAcctaagctacatgcaagcatggagagcaaaggaaaaagctttacagtttttgagagggaatccgtgtgactcctacaacaaattacccaaatatttttatattcttgagaagaattatcctggtTCTGTTGTTAAATTGAAGAAGGCAGCAGATGATTGCTTCTTATacgcatttgttgctctttgtacaTCAATAAATGGTTGGCAACATTGTAGGCCGGTAGTAGTGGTTGATGGGACATTCTTAAAGTCAGCCTACAGGGGGATTATGCTGACAGCAAGCACCATGGATGCAGCAG GTACTATTTTTCCCTTGGCATATGCTGTGGTTGATTCTGAAAACGACGCGTCTTGGAagtggttctttgagcaattcaaggaGGCATATGGTGAAAGACCTTCAATGTGTGTTGTTTCAGATAGGCATGAGAGTATACTGAAGGCAACATCAGTTGTCTATCCGGGATTGGCACACTACTCTTGCATGTGGCATATATGGACAAATAtaaggtcaaaattcaagaagggacatctacaattacatgaattgtactttgctacagcacggtcatacactatggatgaatttaatgaaaggatgttGAAGATTGAAGAGGTAGACCTGCGTGTAAAGTCTTACCTATAtgatattggctatcatagatggtCAAGAGTACATGCAACGGTAAATAGAACTTTTACTATGACGTCAAACATTGCCGAGTCATTGAATGCTGTAACAAAAGATGCAAGAGAGCTTCCAATATTTGATCTATTTGAGTATATGAGGACTCTTCTTGAACGTTGGACAAAAAAAAAGTTATCGAAGGCAAAGGGTACTTTCACATACCTTGGTCACAAATACAACAAAGAATTGGAAGACAACAGTACATTATCTCAGAAACTAAGG gtgagggcttcaacagatcatatacatactgtgttagatggtgtgaagcggtacattgtgtgtctagaaaacaagaaatgtagctgtggacaattccaacttgatgaacttCCATGTGCGCATGCTTTGGCAGCATTAAGGCATAGGAATGAAACATACGAAAACTATTGCTCTCCGTATTACACAAGGAAGAGCCTTCTGCTTACCTATGAAATGCCAGTAAATCCTCTTCCTGATGAAGGCAAATGGGAAGTGCCACAACATATTTTGGATGAGGTAGTAAAGCCACCGGCGGGAGATAAAAGGCAGCCAGGGAGACCTCACAAGGAAAGATATAAAACATTTGATGAAATAAAGTCAAAGAAATACAAGGTGTCATGTGGTAATTGTGGAggtgaagggcataacaaaagaaCTTGCAAGAATGCGCCGAAAAAGAAATGA
- the LOC104220126 gene encoding LOW QUALITY PROTEIN: cytoplasmic 60S subunit biogenesis factor REI1 homolog 1 (The sequence of the model RefSeq protein was modified relative to this genomic sequence to represent the inferred CDS: deleted 1 base in 1 codon), with amino-acid sequence MRGLACNACNKEFFYENEQKLHYKSEWHHYNLKRKVAGVPGLTEALFIARQSALAEENRRLSETPLLYSCGNCGKEYRSSKAHAQHLQSKSHLARASREPGHHYENSVIIKPLPRQPSHEPSDRADEDINGSDESEWEEVDSEEEMVGEATISLNQLKMNGSTPNGTIDEDSDLDEHIDELDPCCCFMCDLKHDTIESCLAHMHKKHGFFIPDVEYLKDPKGFLTYLGLKVKRDFMCLYCNDRCHPFTVLEAVRKHMEAKSHCKVHYGDGGDDEEAELEEFYDYSSSYVDATGKQLVLSDDVDNRVELGSGGPELIITTRTDVGVSVKALGSREFLRYYRQKPRPTRTNDVVITAALTSRYRSMGLATVQSWEHMVKMKVLKAMNRCGVDAMRSKIGMKSNVIRNLPKNIPY; translated from the exons ATGCGGGGCTTAGCTTGTAACGCCTGTAACAAGGAGTTTTTTTATGAAAATGAGCAAAAACTTCATTACAAATCTGAATGGCACCATTATAATCTTAAACGCAAG GTTGCCGGAGTTCCTGGATTGACAGAGGCACTCTTTATAGCCAGGCAATCTGCACttgcagaagaaaatagaagattAAGCGAAACTCCTTTGCTATATAGCTGTGGTAATTGTGGCAAAGAATACAGAAGTTCTAAGGCTCATGCTCAGCATCTGCAATCTAAAAGTCACTTAGCACGGGCTTCGCGAGAGCCAGGTCATCACTATGAGAATAGTGTTATCATCAAGCCTCTTCCACGCCAACCTTCACATGAGCCTTCCGACAGGGCAGATGAAGATATTAATGGAAGTGATGAAAGCGAGTGGGAGGAGGTCGATTCAGAAGAAGAGATGGTTGGTGAGGCGACTATCTCGTTGAATCAATTAAAGATGAACGGAAGTACTCCTAATGGTACTATCGATGAAGATAGTGATCTTGATGaacacattgatgagttggatcCGTGTTGTTGTTTCATGTGTGATTTAAAACACGATACGATAGAAAGTTGCCTGGCCCATATGCACAAGAAGCATGGGTTCTTCATTCCTGATGTCGAGTATCTGAAGGATCCTAAAGGTTTTCTTACTTATCTTGGTCTCAAG GTTAAAAGGGATTTTATGTGTCTGTACTGCAACGATAGATGTCACCCTTTCACAGT TTTAGAAGCAGTTCGGAAGCATATGGAAGCAAAAAGTCATTGCAAAGTGCATTATGGTGAC GGCGGTGATGATGAAGAAGCGGAATTAGAAGAGTTTTATGACTATAGCAGCAG CTATGTGGATGCAACTGGAAAGCAGCTCGTTTTGTCCGATGATGTTGACAACAGGGTGGAACTTGGAAGTGGTGGACCTGAACTCATAATAACCACAAGAACTGATGTTGGAGTGTCTGTTAAAGCACTTGGATCAAGAGAGTTTTTGCGATATTACCGCCAGAAGCCAAGGCCTACTCGCACTAATGACGTAGTTATAACCGCTGCCTTAACCTCGAG GTATCGAAGCATGGGTCTAGCAACCGTGCAATCGTGGGAGCACATGGTTAAGATGAAGGTGTTGAAGGCCATGAACAGATGTGGCGTAGATGCAATGCGCTCTAAGATTGGCATGAAAAGCAATGTCATTCGTAACCTCCCTAAAAATATACCATATTAG
- the LOC104220125 gene encoding protein KAKU4: MDSRSGGKFVTNRRKRYAVGPYDRPPPPPPPPEEQQPFPKSPNWLTSRVVPATRTILSGAAKILTSVFNSDSSSSSSSSDADSMFADDAREQDDIGLEVDELNKDPQLSGERTTMKHLIEQLLMQETFSRKERDRLVTIINSRVVDFSSLEGEGSFGLRSAIPDQAIADDTLNLSSRAIVEARKWLEEKREEKRDGLGLDITHGGLSSGVKNVDDTFGSPVDLAKSYMKVRPPWASPTVDHSGLGTPSHLKAKLFEEGTPYTGDSSSSLKKKNSFASGSWNIHDEIRKVRSKATEDLLRARPSKEEPKSAVGNLTGTSTGEKINSSSSLRLTKLSDVPIKWSDVEITQDGGENIAQPLNPASSVQLHDQSIEASRVGEHAACESHRPNGPAFPSEHSDGLRITGADAQEVTQTNAAQSSNGYASIEIEPSLSAGLTSGQNNVHVGGEKPKPGMLSQQKLTESTQVEDKCELLSESAVDVPEMNETTDSPAASMPSEELSQEEPGMVRELAKNGKVVKQQGKRPVRNVRKTRAKR; encoded by the exons ATGGATTCCCGTTCCGGTGGAAAATTTGTGACGAACAGGCGAAAGAGATACGCCGTCGGTCCATACGACcgtccaccaccaccaccaccgccGCCGGAAGAACAACAACCGTTTCCAAAAAGCCCTAATTGGCTTACCAGCCGTGTTGTTCCGGCGACGCGTACGATTCTCTCCGGCGCCGCTAAGATTTTAACATCTGTCTTCAATTCCGACTCGTCTTCTTCCTCGTCTTCCTCCGACGCTGATTCCATGTTTG CGGATGATGCTAGAGAACAGGACGATATTGGCTTGGAAGTGGATGAGTTAAACAAG GATCCTCAATTAAGTGGGGAGAGAACTACAATGAAGCACCTAATTGAGCAGCTACTTATGCAGGAGACATTTTCAAG GAAGGAGCGTGATAGGTTAGTAACAATCATCAACTCAAGGGTTGTTGATTTTTCATCACTAGAAGGAGAAGGCAGCTTTGGTTTGCGCTCCGCAATACCTGATCAAGCAATTGCAGATG ATACGCTGAACCTCAGCAGTCGTGCAATTGTAGAAGCAAGGAAATGGTTAGAGgaaaagagagaggaaaagagAGACGGACTGGGTTTAGATATTACTCACGGAGGTTTAAGCTCTGGAGTTAAAAAC GTGGATGATACTTTTGGCTCACCGGTAGATTTGGCTAAGTCATATATGAAGGTTCGTCCTCCATGGGCCTCTCCTACTGTTGATCATAGTGGACTTGGAACCCCCTCACATCTGAAGGCAAAGCTCTTTGAGGAAGGAACACCGTATACTGGGGATTCTTCCTCTTCCTTAAAG AAAAAGAATTCTTTTGCATCTGGCTCATGGAATATTCATGATGAAATACGAAAAGTACGGTCAAAAGCAACTGAGGATCTGTTACGTGCTCGCCCTTCCAAGGAAGAACCAAAATCTGCAGTTGGTAATTTGACAGGAACTAGTACCGGAGAGAAGATAAATAGCTCAagttctttgagacttactaaaCTGTCAGATGTACCAATTAAGTGGTCAG ATGTGGAAATAACACAAGATGGTGGAGAAAATATCGCTCAGCCTCTAAATCCTGCCTCTTCCGTTCAGCTCCATGATCAG AGTATTGAGGCAAGTAGGGTTGGCGAGCATGCTGCTTGTGAATCGCACAGGCCCAATGGTCCAGCTTTCCCCTCGGAGCACAGTGATG GTCTTCGTATAACTGGCGCTGATGCACAGGAAGTGACTCAAACAAATGCAGCACAAAGTTCTAATGGCTATGCATCAATAGAAATAGAACCTAG TTTGTCTGCAGGTCTAACATCAGGACAAAACAATGTGCATGTCGGCGGTGAGAAGCCGAAACCAGGAATGTTGAGTCAGCAGAAATTGACTGAATCTACCCAAGTCGAGGATAAGTGTGAGCTTCTTAGCGAATCTGCTGTGGATGTACCAGAAATGAACGAAACAACCGACAGTCCAGCTGCTTCGATGCCTAGTGAAGAATTATCACAGGAGGAACCGGGTATGGTACGTGAGTTGGCAAAGAATGGCAAAGTTGTGAAGCAGCAAGGTAAAAGGCCAGTCAGAAATGTGAGAAAGACTAGAGCAAAGAGGTAA